The following proteins are encoded in a genomic region of Cystobacter fuscus DSM 2262:
- a CDS encoding ArsA family ATPase: MARLILVTGSGGAGKTVVASATGLAASRRGVRTGIVSFGLSQGLVSTFGLEEPLFPSARGQPVRINEHLDIQELDVQEELRRGWSHGRGSLAALLGEGLENVSAEEVAITPGLEELVTLLRLSELLREQRYELLIVDCPSTTGALRLVSSASALGWYARRPSSPARKARSGMLTARSCREPGALQEARDRLAAVDELLRDPAVTTLRLVATSGKVSVQETQRAYTYFSLYGVTTDCVVINRLAPGGEGAQQPHVEKLQRVFAPLPVLKTTLHSSEVVGEGPLEAFMEQLYQGEDPVLPMVSQPPLGFSKEGVDAYRLELKLPFTTKDDIDISRREEELVVRVGAVRRNILLPRMMALLPTAGARMEGDRLIMSFRKERGG, translated from the coding sequence GTGGCCAGGCTCATTCTTGTCACGGGAAGTGGTGGCGCCGGGAAGACAGTCGTGGCGTCCGCGACCGGCCTGGCGGCGTCGCGCCGGGGCGTGCGCACGGGGATTGTCTCGTTTGGCTTGTCCCAGGGCCTGGTCAGCACCTTTGGCCTCGAGGAGCCGCTGTTCCCGTCCGCCAGGGGACAGCCAGTCCGCATCAACGAGCACCTGGACATCCAGGAGCTCGATGTCCAGGAAGAGCTGCGGCGCGGCTGGAGTCACGGACGCGGCTCCCTGGCCGCGCTCCTGGGAGAGGGGCTGGAGAACGTGAGCGCGGAGGAAGTGGCGATCACTCCTGGTCTGGAAGAGCTCGTCACCCTCCTGCGGCTGAGCGAGCTCCTCCGGGAGCAGCGGTACGAGCTGCTCATCGTGGACTGTCCGTCCACGACGGGGGCGCTGCGCCTGGTCAGCAGCGCGTCGGCTCTGGGTTGGTATGCCCGGAGGCCGTCATCTCCGGCGCGGAAGGCCCGAAGTGGGATGCTGACGGCCAGAAGCTGCCGCGAGCCAGGGGCGCTCCAGGAGGCGCGAGACAGGCTGGCGGCTGTGGACGAGCTGCTGCGTGACCCGGCCGTGACGACCCTGCGGCTAGTGGCCACCTCCGGAAAGGTATCCGTTCAGGAGACCCAGCGGGCGTATACCTACTTCAGCCTCTATGGTGTCACCACCGACTGCGTCGTCATCAATCGCCTCGCGCCAGGAGGGGAGGGCGCGCAGCAGCCTCACGTCGAGAAGCTCCAGCGCGTCTTCGCTCCGCTTCCGGTGCTGAAGACCACACTCCACTCCAGCGAGGTGGTGGGCGAGGGCCCGCTCGAGGCCTTCATGGAGCAGCTCTACCAGGGGGAGGATCCGGTGCTGCCCATGGTCTCGCAGCCCCCCCTCGGGTTCAGCAAGGAAGGGGTGGATGCGTACCGGCTGGAGCTCAAGCTCCCCTTCACGACCAAGGACGACATCGACATCTCCCGGCGCGAGGAAGAGCTCGTCGTGCGGGTGGGGGCCGTCCGGCGCAACATCCTGCTTCCCAGAATGATGGCGCTCCTGCCCACGGCAGGCGCTCGTATGGAAGGTGATAGACTCATCATGAGTTTCCGGAAAGAGAGAGGTGGCTGA
- a CDS encoding type I polyketide synthase — translation MSNGQTPPSLDEMTPLQRAALAIKTLRARVDGLERARSEPIAIIGMGCRFPGGADDPRSYWQLLRAGVDAVGKVPADRWDADAYYAQDPDADWKMSVREGGFLSQPIAAFDSEFFGLSPREANYVDPQQRLMLEVAWEALEDAGIAPSSLAGSDTGVYVGFLSSDYGRVPFNAVQTRDLPYMGTGNELSFSAGRVSYVLGLQGPSMVVATACSSALVSAHLACQALRQGECSLALAGGVNVIIRPDSNIVLSKMRALAPDGRSKTFDASANGYGRGEGCGVLVLKRLSDAQRDKDRILAVIRGSAVNHDGLSGGLTVPNGPAQEKLLRKALESAGLAPSDVHYVEAHGTGTPLGDPIELRALDAALGQGRRPEEPLLVGSVKTNLGHLESAAGAAGMIKVVLSMRNGELPPHLHLRNPNPTVDWAQLRLSIPTRLTPWKAGARPRVAGISGFGLSGVNAHVLIEEAPPESPRVPEELPRPLHVLALSARNPEALGALVQRYEQALGGPELASESLEDICFTANTGRVHFRHRLAVLGTSRDAVRDQLKAVLEGQSPPSVPRGRAEGPPRTAFLFTGQGAQGLGMGEELFRTEPSFRQTLLRCDEVLRPLMGQSLISLLYPPERGDSARARLNETGYTQPALFALEYSLARLWMQWGIVPDFVMGHSVGEFVAACVAGVFTLEEGLELIATRARLMQSLPTGGAMASVAAEPAEVEELLPRYAGQLSIAALNGPRSVVISGRQGAVSDCLGELSRRGRRGTPLQVSHAFHSSLMDPILDEFSRAVEKVRLQQPAIPLISNLSGQEAGAEIVNPRYWVDHLRQHVSFARGMETLNRAGVRVFLEVGPKPTLVTMGQSCITEGDKLWLASLRPERSDWQQMLESLGALYVAGAPVKWQGLEAGRDRRKVVLPSYPFQRREHWMELTGATWDRQDVKAQDSTRGERVHPLLGRRQESPSQVRQFESSLGASRPAFLRDHGVYGQVVMPGAAYVEMGLAAGAALFGASGGTVDEFAFSQALFLPDEGERRVHLLYTPEGDRAGRFEIFSQEEARGGEVEPAWILHAHGKLSAAVSAPDERVDLQRLRTGIAHEVPVDGYYEKLGRAGLAYGPSFRAIQGLWRGEGEVLGRLGLSGAALVDAERYALQPALLDACFQMVGAVLEGEGDAAYLPVGVGKVRVHVTGTREVWAHARIKRSEDPKGPGYTCDIALMTSEGELVATVERLLLRRVTREGLFGAKSKRLQSWLYALEWQARPLGVRSGAPGEGASGPVAGAVPQCLILADEAGVGGRLAERLQARGWHVVTARAGERGQGVDRERAEALLALRADPARGPVHVVDLWSLDGAGTGPGVPEESFLHSTRVLELAQGLVRAPKGTETSLWLVTRGAQATVEGERISSLGGAALWGLGKAIMREHPELHCRRVDLDPGSPARELEQLAEHLRDELLGGSAEDEVALRGKTRLVPRLVRHRKLQLSSGEAGPSLRPDASYLVTGGLSGLGLAAAERLAERGARHLVLLGRREPGTEARARLAVLAGRGVNVQSLSCDVAVASELERALAGLSGRLPPIRGVVHSAGVIDDGLLMQLSPERFARVFASKVFGGWNLHRALQGVELDFFVLFSSAASLIGSAGQASYVAANAFLDGLAHHRRGAGLTGLSLNWGAWAEVGAAADEQIQRRMEQLGFGVIPVGDGLQVFEQALGLGGQIGILPVDWAVIGRRGSSPLFEGFIQKSSPAVSEGIRQKLESLSANKRRATLRAHVGELVNGVLGRPSSEALDPGQGFFDLGMDSLMSVELRNLLQRSLGASLPATVAFDNPTVNGLVDYLMDEVLGMKEEKAAPVREATVEDKDLDALLADVDGLDDDEVQNMLRRGR, via the coding sequence ATGTCCAACGGTCAGACTCCCCCCTCGCTGGACGAAATGACGCCCTTGCAGCGCGCGGCCCTGGCGATCAAGACGCTCCGCGCGCGTGTCGACGGGCTGGAGCGAGCGCGCTCGGAGCCGATCGCCATCATCGGCATGGGCTGCCGGTTCCCCGGCGGCGCCGACGACCCACGGTCGTACTGGCAGCTGCTGCGCGCCGGGGTCGATGCGGTGGGCAAGGTCCCCGCGGACCGCTGGGACGCGGATGCGTACTACGCGCAGGATCCCGACGCCGACTGGAAGATGAGCGTGCGCGAGGGAGGTTTCCTCTCGCAGCCCATCGCCGCCTTCGACTCTGAGTTCTTCGGGCTCTCGCCGCGCGAGGCGAACTACGTCGATCCCCAGCAGCGCTTGATGCTCGAGGTCGCCTGGGAGGCCCTGGAGGATGCCGGGATTGCCCCCAGCTCGCTCGCTGGGAGCGACACCGGCGTGTACGTGGGCTTTCTGAGCAGTGACTACGGGCGCGTTCCCTTCAACGCGGTCCAGACCCGGGATCTGCCGTACATGGGGACCGGGAACGAGCTGAGCTTCTCGGCGGGACGCGTCTCCTATGTCCTGGGCCTGCAAGGCCCCTCCATGGTCGTCGCGACGGCGTGCTCCTCGGCGCTCGTGTCGGCCCACCTCGCGTGCCAGGCCCTGCGCCAGGGGGAGTGCTCGTTGGCGCTCGCTGGCGGAGTGAACGTGATCATCCGCCCGGACAGCAACATCGTCCTGTCCAAGATGCGGGCGCTGGCGCCGGATGGGCGCTCGAAGACCTTCGACGCGTCCGCCAACGGCTACGGCCGCGGTGAGGGATGCGGCGTCCTGGTGCTCAAGCGGCTCTCGGATGCGCAGCGCGACAAGGACCGCATCCTCGCCGTCATCCGCGGCTCGGCCGTGAACCATGATGGGCTGAGCGGAGGCCTGACGGTGCCCAACGGGCCCGCTCAGGAGAAGCTGCTGCGCAAGGCGCTGGAGTCCGCGGGCTTGGCGCCGTCCGACGTGCACTACGTGGAGGCGCACGGGACGGGGACTCCCCTGGGAGACCCCATCGAGCTTCGCGCCCTCGACGCGGCGCTGGGGCAGGGCCGCCGTCCGGAGGAGCCGCTGCTCGTCGGCTCGGTGAAGACGAACCTCGGGCATCTCGAGTCCGCCGCGGGCGCGGCGGGCATGATCAAGGTCGTGCTGTCGATGCGCAATGGTGAGCTGCCGCCGCACCTGCACCTGCGCAACCCCAATCCGACCGTCGACTGGGCACAGCTCCGGCTCTCCATTCCCACGCGGCTGACGCCGTGGAAGGCGGGAGCGCGGCCCCGGGTCGCGGGGATCAGCGGCTTTGGGCTCAGTGGTGTCAACGCCCACGTCCTCATCGAGGAAGCACCTCCGGAGTCGCCCCGGGTCCCGGAGGAGCTCCCGCGGCCGCTTCACGTCCTGGCGTTGTCGGCCAGGAACCCGGAGGCGCTGGGAGCGCTCGTCCAACGCTACGAGCAGGCGCTCGGCGGGCCCGAGCTCGCCTCGGAGTCGCTCGAGGACATCTGCTTCACCGCCAATACCGGGCGAGTCCACTTCCGACATCGCCTCGCGGTCCTCGGGACTTCGCGGGACGCGGTGCGGGACCAGCTCAAGGCGGTCCTGGAGGGGCAGAGCCCTCCGTCGGTGCCGCGGGGAAGGGCCGAGGGGCCGCCGCGGACGGCCTTCCTGTTCACGGGGCAGGGCGCGCAGGGGCTGGGGATGGGCGAGGAGCTCTTCCGGACCGAGCCCTCCTTCCGCCAGACCCTTCTTCGCTGTGACGAGGTGCTGCGCCCGCTGATGGGACAGTCGCTCATCTCGCTGCTGTATCCGCCGGAGCGCGGCGACAGTGCGCGTGCGCGGCTGAACGAGACCGGCTACACCCAGCCGGCGCTGTTCGCGCTCGAGTACTCCCTGGCCCGGTTGTGGATGCAGTGGGGGATTGTCCCGGACTTCGTGATGGGACACTCCGTTGGAGAGTTCGTGGCGGCGTGTGTGGCCGGCGTGTTCACCCTGGAGGAGGGGCTCGAGCTCATCGCCACGCGCGCGCGGCTGATGCAGTCCCTGCCCACCGGGGGCGCGATGGCCTCCGTGGCCGCGGAGCCGGCGGAGGTGGAGGAGTTGCTGCCGCGGTATGCGGGACAGCTCTCCATCGCGGCGCTCAATGGACCGCGCAGTGTGGTGATCTCGGGCCGCCAGGGGGCGGTGAGCGACTGCCTCGGCGAGCTGAGCAGGAGGGGGCGGCGGGGCACGCCGCTCCAGGTCTCCCATGCGTTCCACTCGTCCCTGATGGATCCCATCCTCGACGAGTTCTCTCGGGCCGTGGAGAAGGTGCGTCTCCAGCAGCCGGCGATCCCGCTGATCTCGAACCTGAGCGGACAGGAGGCCGGAGCGGAGATCGTGAATCCCCGGTACTGGGTGGATCACCTCCGCCAGCACGTGTCGTTCGCCCGGGGGATGGAGACCCTGAACCGGGCGGGCGTGCGGGTGTTCCTGGAAGTCGGCCCGAAGCCGACGCTCGTCACGATGGGGCAGTCCTGCATCACGGAGGGTGACAAGCTCTGGCTGGCGAGCCTGCGGCCCGAGCGCTCCGACTGGCAGCAGATGCTGGAGAGCCTCGGGGCCCTGTACGTGGCGGGGGCTCCGGTGAAGTGGCAGGGCCTGGAGGCGGGGCGTGATCGGCGCAAGGTCGTGCTCCCCAGCTATCCCTTCCAACGGCGGGAGCACTGGATGGAGCTCACCGGCGCGACCTGGGACCGTCAGGATGTGAAGGCCCAGGACTCCACGCGGGGCGAGCGCGTCCACCCGCTCCTGGGTCGCCGCCAGGAGTCACCGTCTCAGGTGCGGCAGTTCGAATCCTCCCTGGGGGCCTCGAGGCCGGCCTTCCTCCGGGATCACGGTGTCTACGGACAGGTCGTCATGCCGGGGGCCGCCTATGTGGAGATGGGGCTCGCCGCGGGGGCCGCGCTCTTCGGGGCCTCTGGGGGCACCGTCGACGAGTTCGCCTTCTCTCAGGCCCTCTTCCTCCCGGACGAGGGCGAGCGCCGCGTGCATCTGCTCTACACGCCCGAAGGGGACCGCGCGGGGAGGTTCGAGATCTTCAGCCAGGAGGAGGCTCGCGGTGGTGAGGTCGAGCCCGCCTGGATCCTGCACGCTCATGGTAAGCTCTCCGCGGCGGTGTCCGCGCCGGACGAACGTGTCGATCTCCAGCGCCTGCGGACCGGGATCGCTCACGAAGTGCCCGTGGACGGCTATTACGAGAAGCTGGGCCGGGCGGGGCTCGCCTATGGCCCCAGCTTCCGTGCGATCCAGGGCCTCTGGAGGGGCGAGGGCGAGGTCCTCGGCCGGCTTGGCTTGTCTGGCGCCGCGCTGGTGGATGCCGAGCGGTACGCTCTCCAACCCGCCCTCCTGGATGCGTGCTTCCAGATGGTGGGAGCCGTCCTCGAAGGGGAGGGAGATGCCGCCTACCTTCCCGTGGGAGTCGGGAAGGTTCGCGTGCACGTGACGGGCACTCGGGAGGTGTGGGCCCATGCCCGGATCAAGCGGAGCGAGGATCCGAAGGGCCCTGGCTATACGTGTGACATCGCGCTGATGACTTCCGAAGGGGAGCTCGTGGCGACCGTGGAGCGGTTGCTGCTCCGGCGTGTCACCCGCGAGGGCCTCTTCGGCGCGAAGAGCAAACGTCTGCAGAGCTGGCTCTATGCGCTGGAGTGGCAGGCCCGGCCGCTGGGGGTGCGGTCCGGGGCTCCCGGAGAGGGCGCTTCCGGTCCGGTCGCGGGTGCGGTGCCTCAGTGCCTCATCCTCGCCGATGAGGCGGGCGTGGGCGGTCGCCTCGCCGAGCGCCTCCAGGCTCGCGGCTGGCACGTGGTCACGGCGAGGGCGGGCGAGCGAGGCCAGGGCGTCGATCGCGAGCGTGCCGAGGCGCTCCTGGCCCTGCGCGCGGACCCGGCGCGAGGCCCGGTGCATGTCGTGGATCTGTGGAGCCTCGATGGAGCTGGGACAGGGCCCGGTGTGCCCGAGGAGTCCTTCCTTCACAGCACGCGCGTGCTGGAGCTCGCCCAGGGGCTCGTGCGGGCTCCGAAGGGCACGGAGACTTCACTCTGGTTGGTGACGCGAGGGGCTCAGGCGACCGTCGAGGGGGAGCGGATCTCCAGCCTGGGCGGTGCGGCCCTGTGGGGGCTCGGCAAGGCGATCATGCGCGAGCATCCGGAGCTCCACTGCCGGCGTGTGGATCTGGATCCCGGTTCCCCCGCGCGGGAGCTCGAGCAGCTCGCCGAGCATCTGCGGGATGAGCTCCTCGGTGGGAGCGCCGAGGACGAGGTCGCACTGCGGGGGAAGACCCGCCTGGTGCCCCGCCTGGTGCGCCACCGCAAGCTCCAGCTCTCGAGCGGTGAGGCCGGGCCTTCGCTGCGCCCGGACGCGAGCTATCTCGTCACGGGAGGGCTCAGCGGACTGGGGCTGGCCGCGGCGGAGCGATTGGCCGAGCGGGGTGCTCGCCACCTCGTGCTGCTCGGGCGGCGCGAGCCGGGGACAGAGGCACGCGCCCGGCTGGCGGTGCTGGCGGGTCGAGGCGTGAACGTCCAGAGCCTCTCCTGCGACGTGGCCGTCGCATCCGAGCTCGAGCGCGCCCTGGCGGGGCTCTCCGGACGGCTGCCGCCGATCCGGGGCGTGGTGCATTCCGCGGGTGTCATCGACGATGGGCTCTTGATGCAGTTGAGCCCGGAGCGGTTCGCCCGGGTGTTCGCCTCCAAGGTCTTCGGTGGGTGGAACCTCCACCGCGCTCTTCAGGGCGTGGAGCTCGACTTCTTCGTGCTCTTCTCGTCGGCGGCTTCGCTGATTGGCTCGGCCGGACAGGCCAGCTACGTGGCCGCCAATGCGTTCCTGGATGGGTTGGCGCACCACCGCCGCGGGGCGGGACTGACCGGCCTGAGCCTCAACTGGGGCGCCTGGGCCGAGGTTGGCGCGGCTGCGGACGAGCAGATCCAGCGGCGGATGGAGCAGCTTGGCTTCGGGGTGATTCCCGTCGGGGACGGGCTGCAGGTCTTCGAGCAGGCCCTGGGGCTGGGGGGGCAGATCGGCATCCTCCCGGTGGACTGGGCGGTGATCGGGCGGCGGGGGAGTTCTCCGCTGTTCGAGGGCTTCATCCAGAAGAGCAGCCCCGCCGTGAGCGAGGGAATCCGGCAGAAGCTCGAGTCCCTCTCCGCCAACAAGCGGCGTGCGACGCTGCGTGCGCATGTGGGTGAGCTCGTGAACGGCGTGCTGGGACGGCCATCTTCCGAAGCGCTCGATCCGGGCCAGGGCTTCTTCGACCTCGGCATGGACTCGCTGATGTCCGTGGAGCTTCGCAACCTCTTGCAGCGGAGCCTGGGGGCCTCGTTGCCCGCGACCGTCGCCTTCGACAATCCCACCGTCAACGGGTTGGTGGACTACCTGATGGACGAAGTCCTCGGCATGAAGGAAGAGAAGGCCGCCCCCGTGAGGGAGGCCACCGTCGAGGACAAGGATTTGGATGCGCTCCTGGCGGACGTGGACGGCCTGGACGATGACGAGGTCCAGAACATGCTGCGCCGCGGCCGCTGA